The Obesumbacterium proteus DNA window AGAATTGAGTATTCATACAACTTCGAACACCTATTTAGTTCACTAACTTGGCGAATTGATAAGCTTATTTCGCTAATTCTTCTCATCCTCGGTTCGGCTGTTTTTTCAGGAGTCCAAGGTGCGTTTTGGTATGGCTTGGCTGTCGCTGTTCTGACTGCAATTCAAATGACATATCAGTTTGCTAAATCATCAGAACATTCATCTCGCCAAAGTAGAGAGTATTTGAAGCTCTTAACGCTGGAGAGCAGATATTCAGATGATGAGTTACTAGATAAGCTTGTAGAGTTAGAAGACAACGACCTAAGACCGTGGCTGATCCTTTCAGATATTGCATTGGTTAGAACAAATATCAGAAAGGGTTACGATGAAGACCAAGACCCGAACTTATCTCGGACGAAACGTTTTATTGCATGGTTTGCCGGAGATAACCCTCACCGGTAAATTGTTTAAGTGAACACAATGACCTGTAGAGATATAGTCCCTAATCACGCTATTCCCCGCCCAACACCTAAACCACCTAAGCCTAAAGGTTAGTAAAACGGGGTAGGAGACTACCTCGCGGTGATATTTTCACTCTTACGGTGACCTGCTGCGTATAATGAGGCAGGCAATGAAGTCCGGTAGTTGCAACCTGTAGCTGCTGCAATCATCCGTTCTTTTTCTCGTATCGCATGGCGCTTAGCCCTGCATCGTTCTCTTGCATTCATAAGAACCTCCATTTGTCCGGCACAGGCCGCTATATAAACGACCTGTAACTGACATTTTTCACACTAAACACCTTCTCGGCATAAAGTGGTAAAGCATCAGATTGTTAAAGAGCTGGCGGCTTCCGGTGATCTGGTGTGCTGCCGTGTTGATGTGGTTAAGATTACCTGCGGGTAATTTCATTGTCTATACCTGTGGGTAAATATTTTGGGTAAACAAAATTACCTCACTGAAAAGTAAGGTAATTTATTTTTTAGAAATTATTGAGGGAGTTCTGAAGCGTCTATGTATCGTGATGATTTTACAATTGCGGCAACATATGAGATCTGAGAAACATCTGTATGACGCATAGTTATTGGTGCATGTGATTGATTTACACTTACAAATTGGTAATAGCCATCTCTATCATAGCCTATTTTTTTTATCATGTTATGGCCGCTTGAAGTTCGGATGAATACTTCATCTCCAGCGTAAATGGTGCGACTTGGCTCAACAACAACAAATTCACCTGAATTTATTCGAGGGAACATGCTGTCTCCACGAACCTTTACAGCAAATGCTTTTGGGTCATCACTATAAATTCGGAGCCAGCCAGAAAGTTGCTCCATCATTTCTATTGAACCATCCACACCCAAAACGGCCTCCCCAATGACCTCAACAATTCCATTTTTTATACTGCCAGAGAACTCAATCTCCTCATTGTAGCTCATAGGGATATTTGTGTTAGACACAAGGTCATCCATCCATCCAGTTGGCAGCTTTAGCTTTGACTCGATGGTTTCTACCATTTCCTCCCCTATACGCTTTCTTCCTTTTTTGTCTTCAGGATAAAGCATTCTAGATACATAGCTTGGATCCACGCCTATCTCATTGGCCAGCGCGGAAGCTTTCCCATTAAATCTTTCATCTCGCAGCTGACGAAGTCGCTGCCTTCTAATCTCGAATTTATCCATCACTAAATTCTACTAAATGTTACCCGCTGGTAAATGACCTGCGGGTATTGCTTAATTGTATACCTGCGGGTAAACTAAATTTCGTATAGATAATCGGAGGCATGAAATGGAAGAACTACGCATTTACCTAAATGCAATGTCTTCGGATGAACAGCGACTCTTCGCTGAAAGATGTGGAACAACAATTGGGTACCTCCGCAAGGCTTTAAGTCGCAATCACGAATTAGGCGCTGCCTTGTGCGTGTTAATTGAAACAGCTAGCGACGGATCGGTAACTAGAAAACATCTTCATCCGCAGGACTGGACTCAAATTTGGCCTGAGTTAATGGCCGCTTAAGCAACACCGCTCTTTAAACAATCTGATCTCTCACCCTATGCCGAAAAGGCGTTTGGTGAAAACCCTAACCACCTAACCGGTGGTGTAACTATTTATTCAACAAAGGAAGTATCACAAATGGAACATGCAAAAACACGCAACAACTCACAAGAGATTGAAGTTCGTATCAGGGGGCTAATAAGCCGATTAGGTTTAGCTACCGTCGCTAAGGGTATGGGGCTGGATAAGTCTCAAATCAGCAGGATGCAGACAGGGAAGCAATGCTTTGTGGAGAGGGTGGCTAAGTTCTTGGAGGTCATCGGGTTCTGCAAAGAGGACTCGATCTTATCAATTGCAGGTGATGAAGCCGCTGAGATAGCGAAGTCACTACGAATGCTGAGCATGATTATCAACTCAGAAAAGAAAAAGTCGCCAACTGCGGGAACAGCTGACGACTCTCAGATCACTATGAATTTTTAAATACTGGATCAATTTACAGGAGTAATTATGCACCTAGAAGAACTTAAGTTGCAAACCACTGAAGTAAAAAAAATGTCTATACCTGAAGGTTTCAGGCTTGGAGGATGGGTTTATATCCTTAGCAACGAGCATATGCCCGGAATCTATAAAGTGGGAATGACCACAAATAGCCCAGCAATAAGAGCGAAAGAA harbors:
- a CDS encoding S24 family peptidase, coding for MDKFEIRRQRLRQLRDERFNGKASALANEIGVDPSYVSRMLYPEDKKGRKRIGEEMVETIESKLKLPTGWMDDLVSNTNIPMSYNEEIEFSGSIKNGIVEVIGEAVLGVDGSIEMMEQLSGWLRIYSDDPKAFAVKVRGDSMFPRINSGEFVVVEPSRTIYAGDEVFIRTSSGHNMIKKIGYDRDGYYQFVSVNQSHAPITMRHTDVSQISYVAAIVKSSRYIDASELPQ
- a CDS encoding transcriptional regulator; translated protein: MEELRIYLNAMSSDEQRLFAERCGTTIGYLRKALSRNHELGAALCVLIETASDGSVTRKHLHPQDWTQIWPELMAA
- a CDS encoding CII family transcriptional regulator, which codes for MEHAKTRNNSQEIEVRIRGLISRLGLATVAKGMGLDKSQISRMQTGKQCFVERVAKFLEVIGFCKEDSILSIAGDEAAEIAKSLRMLSMIINSEKKKSPTAGTADDSQITMNF